The DNA segment tagcaaatatcgtgttttataaatttaaaacttggctaaaaagtgtaaaaagggcttaaaatatacatctaaaatatatacacactgacacgcatcaagtttttggcgccgttgccgtggacacaaggattttatgaaagttaggaatcaacggcctaatcatttttttattttctttttattttttttaggattttcttaattttcagcttctgcagaacccagcacgggtcgtgcccactgaacacgccccgtgcccaatctttggaactggcaatcctgttttaagtcagacagtaagctgaacacggggtcgtgcccactcaacacgcccccgtgcccaagattcagttactaaaaacagaaccgtaagatcccgacggttgataaattctgacacaaaaatgagtgataatgattttttttttttactttcggcactcttatggtacgcggtgtcaattatgtggaggcggacataaagagttagaatgttattttctaaattataagccccactatatagacccatcgtttccttgtatccttaagaggggtgaaagtaaaaataatccttatctctccatCGAAGGCGTCCAACCAGATATTTTAGGGGAAATgtttcttgatgaactatttcaactagaagatctgattcttaattggttaaaagaacttaggatggatttcctaaattcatctcaagacaatgaccaagaagaagtgttgggatcgcattcaaacaacctcgttgctctcGAAAATACCTTCAATTCTAGCAAAGCTTGGACGATAGTcatccctgtgccgattgtgccgtgaaggactccccatcgacttcgttcggtgcatagatagacctgagcgattcggcatacaccttctttaacgagagcccggaaaagggttggacttgtccacctacatatagcataggaatcaccctcaccgataacctcttgcgttctcgtcttagtctagagcaattaaggtatcttaggcactttggggttgttccatccagtaaggaaccacccgacaCGGATAGGCTCCTTAAAAATAtgcaaactccataagacagcttccagacacggggccgtgtccaagtcagcacgcccccgtgtccacctaaaAGATTACCTTCTGAGTTTGTCAGAATacagacaaaatgtgtcaggattttaacTGCACACGGGTccgtgtccacccaacacggggccgtgtccaacgcgctgtcgttttctataaatgcagccagattcctgctcattttgaccacttcaaaagatAGAGATTCCTGGGATtttcactcatactatcctaggtaagttctaaaagaaggttcccaagagccatcttgtcttttccacttttgttcattgcctTCTCTTTCAATTTTCAACCAccacctccattaaagcttggaaactccatgattccaacctttagtGTGAAGTTTGTGAGGTTATTATCCAAAGAATCTTACTTAAAATAAGTTGtgcaactttgttttaaattatatgtGCTTAAAATTTGACTAAAAaaccatgaaaataatttaaaactccaagattccttaatTTAAAAACCTGCAGACggctagacacggggccgtgctcaacgagcacggggccgtgtccgagggacTGTTTCGTAAAAATTGAGCTCTTTTCGGTCTATTTCCCCAGAAATGGCAAGCAGGACAAGCGGAACGTCTTCGtcaagaaataaccgacaggggaggagatcgtcaacggcggaagactctcttgtaaactatgtttacgccctaagagaagctattgatgaaatgacgggggtggaagaagcattggtcgactgtatcaaccatctaacggtgggactggaagggtgtctccgagaagtaaacctcttgcaccagaggttaaaccttctcgcctctcctcctttggtgcctataataacccaaagggcatgaacGTGGTCCCCGAAGTCATCATACCCGCCGAGTGGTACGCCATACACCCGGAGCCTCCGCAAGAGATATTGCAAGGGGTCCCGGTGGGCATTTCCCCTCCTCCGcgagatgttgaggaaaatgaagccgccttcttccttccaagggagatagaagaatggctttgacaacatctaggaagataaccctcggccaagagtcctactacatcgggaaactattcccgaaattttctcaACAAAGaagtagaactctttatgataacttTGTGTACCGCCTGACCTATCTAGTTAAGATTTTTcacttttatttctttttaattttctaggaatattctgtaattctctctatgatgaaatgatggttttaagatTTGAATGATGgtgttatgataaataaaacacactcgggatggttaaggataacaagggaaatgagaaacatcgCCCCATGCACTAAAACAAGGGCAGTCCGACAACGATCTCTCCATTACAgtaggctcaacacgggccgtgttcacccaacacggccccgtgctgcacagtcTGCAGCAattcgcccagttcaggtaactggacacggggtcgtgttcactggacacgcccCGGTGCCCAGACTTCTGTTCcttttcttaaatttttattactggcacctgaacacggggccgtgcccggtccctacggggccgtgtccagactgccagtaacataaaattttgattttaacaccattttacacattcaatcaacctaaaaacttatttttgggacacattgaggacaatgtgtaatttaagtggggggggggatgcaaaaaccttgaattttgcaagtcctaataacaagccttagacaaaactctattggaaccgctaatcaccccaaattttttccaaaaattttcatttgttttttacgtgtctaagtttaagttgggaattcaagtcttaacaaggttatatttttacaagtttacaaccgatagcgtcgtgataaaaagaaccaacataagaaaattatgaaaaggcatgacgaacttagttaaaatttgattatatacacttgatcacataaaaaaacccttttcccacaaaagtgagttttgagcctttaacgagcaaaTAAATATATacctttacactaaatgctcatttttcgtttcttgtgtgaatagccgcttggttcgtacgactctagaacttgccacaacaatacattccccgtccttaccaacttaaacccgagtaagtaaatgatggaagCATTATgactaacccttttttattctacaccattatttttcatttttttaccacctacccaaaatcccccaagttaacccctttgagcctaaaccttttcatttcttaacccaaaacaaccctttttacccacctaaaccttttttatttttaaccatttttttagtaacaacgttcggttctcttatgacttctttcaaaaaatatatatatatattttgatgaaaccaaataaacaaacaaagtttatcaaaaataactttgtttgaacaattcatcaaaataaaataaaaatataataaaagtcttttaaaccgacgtttgttacgcctttcgccctttttactaaccactaacccaaccacccacatttagcccaagcctaacccttcacccataaagtcctcttgatatttacaaaggtatatagttaaaaaggaggaggattgattgcttggcaagcttatggtaggagtaagttccatgccgctctcgagtgattcactaaaaatacaccttcggccgagtgttgagtgatcccccatgaggtatgtgaacttgtatataaatagaattttaaaaaggtatgttatgccctaataagtaatttatcttaagaaacgttcttaataaatcatgccgaataggattgtaagtaaataaataaaaataaaacctcaataaagaatcttggaaatcccgacactctatgacaagcccaaaaaccttctcttctacccatttcatttgggagtgaataaagccatattataaggagttttgcttgaggacaagcaaagattcaagtgtgggggtatttgatatgcgcaaaatgcaacatataaattatatcaattgtggcataaaactaacccttttttggtactaatgttggaaaaagtgtgtttttgtcttccttttgtattttcaggattaaatgagctcaaattaacaaaagaagcaaaaagacaacaaaatctaacataaatacaagaaaaggaacaaaggtggaatgcccgacccctcgacagcatcttcccaagcaaaactaagaaaacagaagactgaacacgccccgtgctcagcgagcacggggccgtgcccaagaagcagcagaaaagacaaacctatagaagcttctactgcccaccacggggccgtgcccagcggacacgggggcgtggtcaacttgctgcaggcgcatttattgtaattgcgaattacaattaatgaggagagagagtgtcacatggacacggggtcgtgcccagtgggcatggggctgtgcccgggcttctgttcagcctataaataggagttcttggagccatttcaactcatcccttggcacaccacctctctcacacttcacccaccacccaccaccaccataacaccatcatccaccaccatcatccattgtccatcatagagtgtgtgagtcgtctcgggtccaagattgatcgtaagagttcttgacaatcaaaggccatgtttgcctaagtctcttacatcacttggtgaagacaagtgtttagtgtaatactttttatttttaatcttttgcactttttaattggttttgtattaatgactttaattactagtttcttatgttgaaggtgattcttccttatcgtttgtccgtggtgtcttggcattattttactgtctatataaactaaaagattttcaccattcatatctccacggtctatatggaggtatgttggctacctggtcgggggttaagggaacagtttggtaaaagtcttgccattgttcagtgtatagatcctgcaaaggacctgggtcaaatttagtaggacctccttcaataccctaaggtattggatggcgggggtctaaactctttgatcccctcataagttaaactactattaaaactttaacccagctacttaggactgtatccctgctgactcagactacttagctgagggtaacgtcgccttcaaaagagggccctaccacattatgcattaataacttaattaattatctttcaattatccgaccctttaggattgtatccttgctgactcaaactactgggttgagggtaacgtcgccttcaaaagaggggcctactacaataactaagataatctcttaaacaagtgcaaaagtgcgaaaataatcaaaggttacactaataCACGAgccggatccaagtgattcatcttgtctatctgtttttatttttattttatttttcagcattttagttaattttattttcttagtttaaaacatttttctaacattttgatttggttagacgttgaggataaaccggcactaaaagttcttgtgtccttggacgacctcggtatcttaccaacactatagtacgtccacgatgggtgcacttgcccatatgtgtgtttagtgttagtaaatatcgtgttttataaacttaaaacttggctaaaacgtgtaaaaagggcttaaaatatacatctaaaatatatacacactgactcACATCAatattaaaacgagatttttgaaaatgtgagaggacaaaaagttttattactgatatataagtgTGTCctaaaaaatttgacatcagaGTATGGTCTAAAAtaaaagttatgcaagatatcgtaaaacaaaagctttttattaattaaattgcatttttcgcataaatcatatttaaacccaatttttgacaccaaactttctacccactgttacaatataatatttagggatttttggaattttttgtccaattttaaactgtccataacatagagttcttgcgtgaactcggtaattgacgataatgctCTTTcgtaataaaatgagttttatgcatcatTTGcatgtcaaacctttttctactgatttgatacattaaataaattattttaaacaaGTTGAGACTTATCAAAACCTCAGATTTCCTTAAACAACCCGAATAttgtcaaataccgacttttacgcttattaagcgcatagtatggtttaaaaccatatttaacgcttaagacttgttacctactgattttaaaaataaatttttataatACTGAAAAAATGGTAGATCAACCGATTAACGCCTCTCGTTAGGGAAGATTAAGATTAGCGTCTCCACGTGCCTCGGCCTCCCTCAGCTGCCTCCATTGCCGAATCCTCAGCTGAAGTTGCGCCATAGCGGCCAAGAACCTCACCGTTTGAGCCGCAGTGAGTATTCCCATCACCTTAGCCACGGTCTTCCCCCTCAAATAATCCGCACATTCAACCAAAACTTCCATATCCTCCGCCAACCTATCCACCGCGGTGTCCGCTTGATTAACCATCCCATTCACCTCCGTTCGCACCATTCTCACTAGCACAAGCATTGGTGGCGCCACCACTTGCCGCTCCAACCCTGCTAGCCTGTCTGTAATCATCTTTTCTCCATCTTTAGTCTCAACACTCAACCTATCCAACATTTCTGCTTGATCTGAGGTAAACTCGAGCCCACAACTTTTCACCACACGAATGGCAAGACCGGGCCTGAAGCCAGCTAGCCATAGGAATGTTCGCTCGTATGATCTGAACCAAGGTGGTGAGAGAGCTAGAAAGACATTTTGGCGATAAACTCGCGCCTTTGCAAGGAAGTATTCGTGATAGTGAGCCATTACTTGAGTTTGGGTTCGTCTTGTTGATCTAGGAACTCAAGATGGTGGAGAAGCTGGTGAAGGTAATGCTCTAAGCCGATCATCCAATCACGCAAAAAGGTATGGAAATCGGGTTGAGATTGAGTTAAGTGATCCATGGAAGTTAAAGTGTTGAGTTGTAGGAACTGGCTGGAGATAGAACCATATGGATATGGGGTTTATATAGCATACAAGATTAGAGTTGGTCACACGTTGAATGTCATGAAACACCACTGCTGCTGCCATTCACCACGCGTGGATGTGGCAACGCGTGGTGGCCTTCACGCTTGAAAGATTGGAACTTTGTATACGTTGGAACTTTTTCAAGATCAATTTCTGTAATTTCGAACAGAGGATTCTTGGGGAGGAAGAAAAATGAAAACCTGTTGAAGAACAGAGGAGATCTGCATTCTTTGGGAAGGAAGAAACATAAATAAAATTGAAATATTCATATCCCTTCTATAGTTTATGTATAGTTAAAAAATGCcccttttatttttaaaaatgccttttttctttgttttttttaatattttaatgttaTATAAATTTAATTATTTTCATATTATATAATTCATATTTCAATTAATTTCATTTCAattgttatatttatttaaatatttaagtaaataaaaaaactatCACTAGTAatgggcatttccactaaaatccatcactagtgatggaataatgctCGATGACATGCcgaaacttgattggatgttgtgagtgatggaattccatcactagtggaGCGTCCCTACCCCTAATGTGTAAAGGGGGACGGGGCGCTCCGTGGTGGCACGATGACCAAGCGTGGATCCCCGTGGAACACTGCCGCCGCTCAACCCTATCACGCGTGGAACTGAAAACGCGTTTAAGAACCGGATAAATTTATTAATAGATTTTTAAAATAATAGAAACTAAAAACAAATTAAGTGAAGATATTATAACTTTTAGatttttaaaagaataaaaaacatttaaaaccaaaaacaaattaaataaataagtatTATAATTCCTGCTATACTGAACATAACAAGTTCCAATGaactttcatgatttcatattttcattttttatatattgttttaaTTGACTATTGAAGTTTATAAACTCAAATAAAGAGCTCCGGCCAGACCATTTTCATCTTGAAATTGCAGCAGCTTGAGAGAGGCAGAGAGCATTTGAAATTGGTCGATGTTTGTTCGTCGTCTCTTCTAACAGCTCCGGCCCGACCACCATTATCATTGAATTTCCGGTTCGGCCGACCACGTGCTGAACATGCCCAACGTCTAGAACTAGACCACCAAGGCTTCTGGTCCTCGGTCCAACCGGTTCGACCGTCCGGTCCGGTCCGGGTTTCAAAACATTGCTCACGATCGATGATCAGCTCCgtttcgttgaggaaccagttgagatcatggatcgggaaATCAAAACACTCAAGCACAGCAAGATTCCTatagttcgagttcgttggaactcaagacgtggcctagagtttacttgggaacgggAAATGACCAAAATTTGACCTTAAAAGcatgtgtgaaatgaccaaaatgcccctacggtgcatagtttggccataaatgattaaacacacatatgtatcatatcttgctgatgtaacttgataaaattaatatttttactgattgttttagaccagaacctcaggttactatttaacctcttttataaacgttaaaatgaccaaaatacccctacggggcctagATTGTttttaaatccgttttgggcataattgaagatatcctactgatatcacaacatattttaaagCATAATAACTTGTGGAACTtgtacatgactcatttggttacccgttatgcatatacgcgttcggtacggtttatgtaactagtttgcataaattgaccgaaacgtatcaaaccttatcattcttacttcaaaatccagaatgtatttagtttacccaatTTATACAAGTCTTcctacttgttgggtctaaaacaCATTCtgatccggtcttcgcttaatcttgcattttgaaccgtaaacatttccttaaaactaaccggtctaagttacaacttaaataagacccgttaggaatctaataggttaataaaaccttcgttccagattgagagccccgtTAGAAGTACTTGcacttgctgattagaatatacggctaagtataatttacattttagctcaggtaaatacttttaacttattttcccttatacgagcttgggatacggtaaattattaccggttggtcgggtgtagaaaccttttaatcggagatggTTAAATTGTATAACCCCGCTTTAATCAGCattgcttgataacaaataatattgggggttaacgaccgtgtcctggatatcgtTGGCTCATTTAAAAAGCGTAATTGGCCAcaacttaagcacggggtgtaggcatacacctgtctgttgcgtatgtaaaagatataTTCACTCGTGAGGAAACTTCTTATGAGTTTATATTTGTGGTGTATCGATTAATCTTGTTCGGTTTATTTaacaccggccctaaatgttggacaaacatgtaaatctgatacaagattgttattaatataattgtcccaagttataaaagaatatttgtgccttgtgcatttaaatcaattttataaacacttttcaaaagagtcagttaattgtatttaccagtgtaaactgacgtattttccaaaaagattaagtgacaggtattgtacgtaaattggctgggagctcggggcgttaataaggaatcttgcaagttctaaacgtctaaagtctgttgaacaatgattatatttctgttttaagatccgcctgtggatccacttACAACCGTtgtgttatgttttattataCTTTCAAATCGGTTTGTATTcttactttagacttccgctgtgcatttaaactgtgattattgactatgctgatatcaactacatcacgatactccccaccgggcccaccggtaatacgtggaaataacGGGGTGTGACAATACCCTCTGGAACAAACTTATCTAATGCCCATTTAACaacatatttgtttttttttacttccATTGACAGCTAAAGCGACGACCAAATACGAAGGCGTCACTAAATTATCTAACCCTATAATCTTTCCATCCTCCTTGTTTAATGTTTCTGCAAAATTGCAGATAAAAATAGTGTTAAAATTCAAATTATAAAAACACAAAATTAACCAAAATTATAAACTTCAAAGCCATGATTTGAATCCTAaaatttagaacccaacacaatTATAAAATTCATGAAACAGAGTaaatatattaaacaaattaAAACCCAAATAATTGATTCAGAACACAGAAAAAGGATGAATTTAAAGCTAAAATGTTGTGAAAACTataattataaaaacaaaaaatgataaatttcataTCCATAAATTGAATCCCAATGTTAAGAACCCaataaaatcaaaaaattctGAAATAGAGCAACTAAATAAACCCATAGCCATAAGACCCAAATACATTGATTCAAAAGCCCAATAAATTAAACATAATCTTCATAATTTAATCACAAAAGTCATAACCTATTAAATAAGCTTTGAAATAAACGTGTGAAACAGAGTAAATGTGTAATTGTGCAcaataaatcaagtatttcttgTGTTatctcaaaacccacaaataaattgCTTCAAAAACCCA comes from the Helianthus annuus cultivar XRQ/B chromosome 4, HanXRQr2.0-SUNRISE, whole genome shotgun sequence genome and includes:
- the LOC110933985 gene encoding protein RESPONSE TO ABA AND SALT 1, with the protein product MAHYHEYFLAKARVYRQNVFLALSPPWFRSYERTFLWLAGFRPGLAIRVVKSCGLEFTSDQAEMLDRLSVETKDGEKMITDRLAGLERQVVAPPMLVLVRMVRTEVNGMVNQADTAVDRLAEDMEVLVECADYLRGKTVAKVMGILTAAQTVRFLAAMAQLQLRIRQWRQLREAEARGDANLNLP